In Methanocella paludicola SANAE, the sequence TTCCTTACTCTTGAAGCTCTTGTTGAGCGGCGTAAGACGCCGGTTAAGCTGTTCTCCGTAGACCTGGTGTTCCGCAGGGAGCAGGAGGAGAACGCCGACCGCCTGCGGGCGTATCACTCGGCATCGTGCGTCATCATGGACCCGGACGTGAACGTGGAGCATGGCAAGGCCGTAGCCGCAGGCCTGCTGAAACAGTTCGGCTTCTCGCAGTTCAAGTTCAAGCCCGACGACAAGCGCAGCAAGTACTACACGCCGGATACCCAGATCGAGGTGTATGGCTATCACCCGGCGCTCAAGGGCAGCAATACCAAGTACAGGGACGGCTGGGTGGAGATCGCCACCTTCGGCATCTACTCCGCAACTGCGCTTTCTCAATATAATATACCCTACCCCGTCATGAACCTGGGGCTGGGCGTTGAGAGGCTGGCCATGATCCTTTACCAGGCGAAGGACATGCGTGACATGGTATACCCCCAGTTCATGCCCGAGTGGGAAATGACCGATCAGGAGCTGGCCCACATGATCTCCATCGAGCGCCTTCCGCATACGCAGGAGGGCCACGAGATGGCCATGGGCATCATCGCCACTGCAGAGAAGAATGGAAGCTCCCCGAGCCCGTGTACTTTCGAGGCATGGTCGGGCAGCATGAACGGTAAAAAACTAAAGGTCACGCTGGTCGAGAAAGAGGAGAACAAGAAGCTCTGCGGCGGAGCATACCTGAACGAGGTATACGTCTATAAGGGCGACGTGCTGGGCATTCCCCTGAACAACCCGAAATTCCAGGAAGTCCAGAATAAGGGCGTTCACGTCGGCATCCGCTACATCGACGCCATCGCCAATGCTGCCGCAAGGAACGCGGAAGAGGGTGTCTATGAGACTACGGTGAAGATGTCCCGTGCCCCGGGCGACGTGAACGTGCTCATCGACCCGGTAGGCCTGCGCTATATCCAGGGCAAAAAGCGCCGCGTGGACTTCCGCGGCCCGGTCTTTACGACTATCAAGGCCGAGCCTGTCGAGTGATATGGACGTTCACGAGCTGTATAATGAGCAAATAGAACTTTCAAAGAAAGCCATACTTACCGACTCCTTCCCGCCTATAAAAAGGGTTGGAGGAGTCGACTGTTCTTATTTAGACGATAAATTCATTATAGCCGGTCTGGTCGTTCTCGACTATGGGACTTTGAAGCCCATCTACCGGACCTTCGATATACAGAGGCTGACTTTTCCGTATATTCCAGGCTTACTTGCCTATCGAGAGGCGGAGGCCATGATGGGCGTCATTAAGAAAGCCAAAGTAAGGCCCGACCTTATCATGGTAGATGGTTTCGGTACGAATCATCCTCGCCGCTGCGGTATTGCCACCCATATCGGTATTAAGCTTGACGTTCCCGCGATCGGCGTGGGAAAGAGCTTCCTGTGCGGCGAAGTGCAGGGGCAGCGGATAATCCAGGACGGCGAAGAGACCGGCAGGCTGGTCCGGGCTATTTCCGGGCAAAAGCCTGTGTATGTATCGCCAGGCCACAAGATATCCCTGAAGACTGCGGTAAAAGTTGTTAAACATTGTATGGCAGGCCACCGCCAGCCCGAGCCCACGAGGCAAGCCCATGAATACGTCACATCGATAAAAAATAGATCTCTATTACGGGAAAATCTTAATCGCGCGAAAAACGGACCGCGTTAATTAATAATCCCTAAGGCGTATATGGACATTCGCTAAGTACATGTGCATGAACTTATTTAGAGGGGTATGTTAAAATGTTCGATAAGGCAATGAAATATTGCATATTTACTCTGGTTTTATTGACCGTGCTTATCACGATGGCCTGTACTCCTTCGATCGCGGCATCAGCCCCCGCAACGGTCCTGGAAAACCACTATGGAGGAGCCGCCGACCAGGTCGCTCATCAGGTATGGCAGACCAGCGACAAAGGCTTTATCATTGTGGGAACGGGACCGGATACGTCCGGGACGGGTAAGAATATGATCCTGGTCAAAACTGACCCGTTCAGTAACGTGGTGTGGAGCAAGAATATCGGCGGCACCTATGGCTACTCCGTCCGGCAGACCGGTGATGGCGGCTTTATCGCCACTGGCGCCCACGGGGATAACCTGTACCTGGTCAAGACAGATGCCAGCGGTAACAAGCTGTGGGAAAAGGACTTCGTGAACTCGACCGGGCAGAGCGAAGGCTTTTCTATCCAGCAGACCGGCGATGGTGGCTACATCATCGTGGGCGAGGTGACAGCAAGTACTGGAAAATGGGAGATGTACCTGCTCAAGACAGATGCCGGCGGCAAAGTACAATGGGACGCCTATTATGGCTCTGCGGATGCCGACGTCCGGACGTATTCCGTCTGGATCACGTCCGATGGCGGCTACGTTGTCGGGGGCTATATTAAGGGCGGCAATAATGAAAAGCCCTTCATACTGAAAGCCGATGCGAACGGCAACATCACATGGGCAAGGTCCTACGAAGGGCCGGGGACCCGGGACACTTTCCTCAGCGACTGGTTCGGCATCCAGCAGACCCGTGACGGCGGCTACATCTACGCCGGTGCCCGAAGCGGCTACATGTACCTGCTTAAGACCGACGCCAGCGGTAACCGGCAGTGGGACCGCAACTATGGCATCAACGGCGCGAATGCGGTCCAGCAGACGTGGGATGACGGCTACATTCTTGCCGGTTCCCATAAGGATACCGGGGGCGTGATATCGGCTTACGTAGTCCGTACGGACGCCGGCGGCAACAAGCTCTGGGATAACATGTATAAAGGCATCGGATACGCGGAGGCGAACTCCGTCATCCAGATCGGCACGGGCGCCTATGTGTTCGCCGGGTCCACGAAGGCCGACCAAAACAGCAACAATAACATCTACTTTATTGAGATCGGCAAAGACATGACGCCGGTGCCGAACGCGAAGCTCGTCTCGGACACGATCCCGGCACAGATGGAGGCCGGCCACACGTATAACGTACAGGTGACCTTCGAGAATACGGGCACGATGCCCTGGACATACCAGGATAACACGGCCTTCGGCTATTCGGGCGATGCCGCGAAGTTCGGCCTTACCGGAGCGAACCAGACCATCCAGATCGGCAGGGTCATCAGGCCCGGGCAGTCGGAGACGTTCACCTTCACGATGACGGCATCTGATGAGATAGGCACGTATAACCCGATGTTCCAGATGATGTGGGAAGGCCATAACGTGTTCGGCGCCCTGGATAATAAGACCGTCGTAGTTATGAATAGCACCGGCCCTTCGGTAACCATCCCCGCATCGGCAAAAACGTCAGATGGAAGCCTGCCATGCCTGCCCGCGCTGGCGCTGCCATTGCTGGTGGTAAGCATCGTGACCGTGAGCTGGACAATAAGGAAAAAGAAGGGAGAACAGTAATAGTGATCTCCCTATTATTTTTATATTATTTATGCTGCGCTTTGAGGTAGGGCATCAGCCCGCCCGCCTCGAGCAGCTGCTGCATGAATTCGGGTATGGGCTTCATGGGCAGTTTCTTGCCGGTGGTCAGGTTCTTGATCACGTTATTCTTAAAGTCGACTTCCAGCTCGTCGCCCTGCTTTGCTGCCTTGTAGATACCCTTGCACTCGATGAGCGGCAGGCCGATGTTGAAGCTGTTCCGGTAAAATATGCGGGCGTAGGACTCGGCGATGATGCACGAGACGCCGCATGCGAGAATAACCTGAGGGGCCTGCTCTCTTGAGGAGCCGCAGCCGAAATTGTTGGCCGCGATCAGGATAGGGTCATTTACCTTCTGAGAGTCGGCGTAGAACGTGGGGTCGATGGACTCGAATGCGTGCACGGCGAGCTTCTTCAGGTCAAGCTCGTCATACTTGTACTTGCCCGAGATGACCTCGTCCGTGTTTGTGTCGGGCGGGTAGACCCGGAGCACTTTTGACTTGATGTTCTTAAGGGCCATTTAGAGTACCTCCCTGGGGTCGGTGATCTTGCCGTATATGGCGCTGACGGCCGCGACCGGCACGTTGGATAAGTAGATCTCGGACTTGTTGTTGCCCATCCGTCCCTTGAAGTTCCGGTTCTGGGTGGACAGTACCTTCTCGCCGTCGCCCAGCGCCACGGTCCTGCCGATGCAGAACCCGCAGCCCGGTGCGCCGACAGCCGCGCCAGCCTCTACAAGAGTCTCGATGTATCCCAGCTTGATGGCCTGGGCGAGCACTTCACGGCTGGCCGGATATACGACAAGCCTCGTATCCTTGTGAGCCTTCTTGCCTTTCAGGATCCTGGCAGCGACTGCAATGTCCTCGATACGGCCGTTGGTACACGAGCCGATGCATACAGAGTCCAGGTGCATGCCGGCGACTTCAGATACAGGCTTCACGTTGTCAACTCTATGGGGCACCGCAATGTAAGGCTCCAGCTTAGCCGCGTCGACCTCAAGCTCATCCGAATAAACGGCATCCTTATCGGCGGCGATCTTCCGATACTCGTTCTCGCGGCCATGGGCCTTCAAATAAGCCTTGACTTTAGCGTCCGCGGGGCAAAGCCCGACCTTACCGCCCGCCTCGACGGCCATGTTCGACAGGACGAGCCTCGATTCCACGGACATCTTATCGACGGTAGAGCCCCTGTACTCCATGGACATGTACGTCGCTCCATCCGCCGTTATTTCTTTAACGATGTGAAGGAAGACGTCCTTGGACGTGACATATTTGGGCAGGTCGCCTTCGATGTTGAACTTAAACGATTCAGGCACTCTGAGCCAGGTCGTGCCATACGCCATTATGGCGCCAACGTCGGTAGAGCCCATGCCGGTGGCGAACGCAGTAAGCGCACCGTGGGTGCAGGTGTGGCTGTCCGCCCCGATGACGATCTTACCCGGAGCGGCGAACTTCTCGGCGACGATCTGGTGGCAGATGCCGTCGCCGTTCTCGAAGAAGTGTATGCCGTTCTCCCGGGCGAACTTGCGCATGAAAATATGAACGTTAGAGACTTGCTCGCTCGGCGAGGGCGAGGCGTGGTCGCAGACGGCCGCGACCTTCTTCGGGTCGAAGACCTTTCTGGTCCCGAGGTCCTTCTCCATCTGCTGGATCGCCAGGGGGAACGTGCCGTCCTGGCCGAAGACGAAATCGACGGGCACGGTGACAAGGTCGCCGGGCACAACGTCTTTCCCGCTCTTTTCCGAAAGTATCTTTTCCGCTAGCGTCTTCCCCATTTCTTTTCACCTTGAGGATGTATCCGCTTATGGGCTCTGGTCATAAATAAAGGTTGTCATGCCCTTTCGAGTTCACTTATAACAGGAGCCCTTGCACTTGCTTGCGATTTGCGTATGACCTTCAAGCTGGTATCGTTTTTCTTCCTTATGCCTTGTTGCCTGTGGAGCTGGATCGCTTCGGTCGGTATCACGAAACCACGAAAGACTTTTTATATCCCACGTAAAGCCCAAAAACACCAAGTTCATGCCGGGCGTTCAAAACACGAAACAACCTCCCTAAGGGCTCCAAAACATTAAAAGATAGAAACACAAGAGACGGCATGAACTCCCATGGTTATGCTTTTCTCGTGTTTCAATCCTTTCGAGAGGTTCGTATTTTAGAGAGGTTGTTTCGTGTTTTGAACCCCAAAGCATCTACCTTTGTGCATTTCGAGCCTTACGTGGGATATAAAAAGTTTCGTGTTTTCGTGATACCGACCGGAGGCGCCCGCTCCACATTAATCTGACATAACCAGAGAGTGAAATACCAATCGAATGGGCTCTAGATATAATAGAAAC encodes:
- a CDS encoding 3-isopropylmalate dehydratase, whose product is MALKNIKSKVLRVYPPDTNTDEVISGKYKYDELDLKKLAVHAFESIDPTFYADSQKVNDPILIAANNFGCGSSREQAPQVILACGVSCIIAESYARIFYRNSFNIGLPLIECKGIYKAAKQGDELEVDFKNNVIKNLTTGKKLPMKPIPEFMQQLLEAGGLMPYLKAQHK
- a CDS encoding endonuclease V, with product MDVHELYNEQIELSKKAILTDSFPPIKRVGGVDCSYLDDKFIIAGLVVLDYGTLKPIYRTFDIQRLTFPYIPGLLAYREAEAMMGVIKKAKVRPDLIMVDGFGTNHPRRCGIATHIGIKLDVPAIGVGKSFLCGEVQGQRIIQDGEETGRLVRAISGQKPVYVSPGHKISLKTAVKVVKHCMAGHRQPEPTRQAHEYVTSIKNRSLLRENLNRAKNGPR
- the sepS gene encoding O-phosphoserine--tRNA ligase encodes the protein MKFNPEEVKLETREDFDKAWSQSGKYLTPVDPSKDYSIKPDKGKPSPVYDTMNRLREAYLNMGFDEMVNPIIIEDTDIFKQFNYEALAVLDRVFYLGGLPRPNVGISDERFLQIEGIIARPLSDADKETIRTILHKYKKGEIEGDDLVADLAAGLKVQDSKIAVVIDHVFPEFKKLEPEASHKTLRSHMTSGWFLTLEALVERRKTPVKLFSVDLVFRREQEENADRLRAYHSASCVIMDPDVNVEHGKAVAAGLLKQFGFSQFKFKPDDKRSKYYTPDTQIEVYGYHPALKGSNTKYRDGWVEIATFGIYSATALSQYNIPYPVMNLGLGVERLAMILYQAKDMRDMVYPQFMPEWEMTDQELAHMISIERLPHTQEGHEMAMGIIATAEKNGSSPSPCTFEAWSGSMNGKKLKVTLVEKEENKKLCGGAYLNEVYVYKGDVLGIPLNNPKFQEVQNKGVHVGIRYIDAIANAAARNAEEGVYETTVKMSRAPGDVNVLIDPVGLRYIQGKKRRVDFRGPVFTTIKAEPVE
- a CDS encoding 3-isopropylmalate dehydratase large subunit — encoded protein: MGKTLAEKILSEKSGKDVVPGDLVTVPVDFVFGQDGTFPLAIQQMEKDLGTRKVFDPKKVAAVCDHASPSPSEQVSNVHIFMRKFARENGIHFFENGDGICHQIVAEKFAAPGKIVIGADSHTCTHGALTAFATGMGSTDVGAIMAYGTTWLRVPESFKFNIEGDLPKYVTSKDVFLHIVKEITADGATYMSMEYRGSTVDKMSVESRLVLSNMAVEAGGKVGLCPADAKVKAYLKAHGRENEYRKIAADKDAVYSDELEVDAAKLEPYIAVPHRVDNVKPVSEVAGMHLDSVCIGSCTNGRIEDIAVAARILKGKKAHKDTRLVVYPASREVLAQAIKLGYIETLVEAGAAVGAPGCGFCIGRTVALGDGEKVLSTQNRNFKGRMGNNKSEIYLSNVPVAAVSAIYGKITDPREVL